A stretch of Kaistella flava (ex Peng et al. 2021) DNA encodes these proteins:
- a CDS encoding SusC/RagA family TonB-linked outer membrane protein produces MKYKSLLTPRIKYTIAVCALLGAHGLQGQTKKVVRDTATRTKDIQEVVMIGYGTAKKSDVTGSVATVSGNALRQVPVSNIAEALTGKIAGVQVTSSEGSPDAEINLKVRGGGSITQDSSPLIIVDGFPVSGMSEVSPSDIESITVLKDASSTAIYGSRGAYGVVLITTKGAKNGKITGTFNSFTGYKFLAKEIDVLSPYDYAKWQYENALLLGNVATTYNKYFLPFNQIDQYKDYEPMNWQKRIYGNTGVVHSNDLGIRGGTDKTSYSLNFARYNDNGIMIGSGYRRDNITMNLKNKPTNNVDLSVTFRYSNTDVNGSGANEQKEFSNTDGRLRHSVGYSPIDIPALTTDDTDEAVAGYLVNPYVAVADNDRTQNKKNYTIQGGLGWSPIKNLKFQSNLGMDFYRFQDYRYYGRSTYFVRNNAPANYQGVPALIFGNTENQTVRFANTLTYDFKKILGDSHSLKMMVGQEYNNFTSNVLTSVNYGFPKYFSFDDVVHLTSQSKYQTLENVYLPDDRMLSFFGRLNYDLFNKYLLTATFRADGSSKFLGDNKWGYFPSLAVGWKMNQENFLNDVTWIKLLKLRASYGQAGNNGIPTGQTVQLFQSTPNSWINGVSSYWAAAKIMANPELKWETTTSENVGLDYEFFGGRINGSVEVYKNITKDLLIPFPTPGTGYDGQWRNMGETQNKGIETTINVDAIRKADYSLSMGFNISFNKNNINSLGHGLDDWAQSSNWASAIGTDYLVNVGIPLGTMYGYKNDGRYEVSDFNYNNGVYTLKAGVANASSVVGAVKPGSMKLKDINGDGIVDINDRTVIGNANPKNTGGFTLNATVKNFDLSAAFNWSVGNDIYNANKIEFSTSPQSSPSGQYRNLSTEMADGLRWTNMDSSGNLVTDPAALAALNAGTTMWSPYMPRYVFSDWAVEDGSFLRLNTVTLGYSLPESFVRSISLTKIRLYASGYNVFVITKYSGQDPEVSTRRQTPMTPGVDYSGFPRSRQVVFGVNLNF; encoded by the coding sequence ATGAAATACAAAAGTTTACTAACTCCAAGAATTAAATATACCATTGCGGTATGTGCTTTACTTGGTGCGCATGGATTACAAGGCCAGACCAAAAAAGTTGTTAGAGATACTGCTACCCGTACGAAAGACATTCAGGAAGTAGTGATGATTGGTTATGGTACCGCAAAGAAAAGTGATGTAACCGGATCTGTAGCAACAGTGAGTGGAAATGCACTTAGACAGGTACCGGTATCTAATATTGCAGAAGCATTAACGGGAAAAATTGCGGGTGTTCAGGTAACCTCTTCTGAAGGATCTCCTGATGCAGAAATCAATTTGAAAGTTCGCGGTGGTGGTTCTATCACACAAGACAGTTCACCACTAATTATTGTAGATGGTTTCCCGGTAAGCGGGATGAGTGAAGTTTCTCCTTCTGATATCGAAAGTATTACCGTCTTAAAGGATGCTTCTTCTACAGCGATATATGGATCCAGAGGAGCTTACGGAGTTGTTCTGATTACTACAAAAGGGGCAAAAAATGGAAAGATTACAGGAACGTTTAATTCCTTTACTGGGTATAAATTCCTGGCAAAAGAAATTGATGTCTTATCTCCTTATGACTACGCAAAATGGCAATATGAAAATGCATTACTCTTAGGAAATGTAGCAACTACTTATAACAAGTATTTTCTTCCGTTCAATCAGATCGATCAGTATAAAGATTATGAACCTATGAATTGGCAGAAGAGGATTTATGGAAACACAGGAGTCGTTCACAGTAATGATTTAGGAATCAGAGGTGGAACTGACAAAACAAGTTACAGCCTTAACTTTGCAAGATATAATGATAACGGTATTATGATTGGCTCAGGTTATAGAAGGGACAATATCACGATGAACCTTAAAAATAAACCGACCAACAATGTAGATTTATCGGTAACTTTTAGATATTCAAATACAGATGTTAACGGAAGTGGTGCTAATGAGCAGAAAGAATTCTCAAATACCGACGGAAGACTTCGTCACAGTGTAGGTTATTCGCCAATTGATATTCCGGCACTTACGACGGATGATACCGATGAAGCAGTAGCAGGTTATCTTGTTAATCCTTATGTTGCCGTAGCTGATAACGACCGCACACAAAACAAAAAAAACTACACCATTCAGGGAGGTTTGGGATGGAGCCCTATTAAGAATCTGAAATTCCAGTCTAACTTAGGAATGGACTTCTACAGATTTCAGGATTATCGATATTATGGTAGATCAACCTATTTTGTTAGAAATAATGCACCGGCAAATTATCAGGGAGTTCCTGCTCTTATTTTTGGAAATACAGAAAACCAAACCGTTCGTTTTGCCAATACTTTGACCTATGATTTCAAAAAAATTCTGGGAGACAGTCATTCTTTAAAGATGATGGTAGGACAGGAATATAATAATTTCACCTCAAATGTATTGACTTCTGTTAATTACGGTTTTCCTAAATATTTCTCATTTGATGATGTTGTGCATTTAACTTCACAGTCAAAATATCAGACTCTTGAAAACGTTTATTTACCAGATGACAGAATGCTTTCTTTCTTTGGTCGTTTAAATTATGATTTGTTCAACAAGTATCTGTTAACAGCAACTTTCAGAGCAGATGGATCCAGTAAATTTTTAGGAGACAATAAATGGGGTTATTTCCCTTCCTTAGCAGTGGGCTGGAAAATGAATCAGGAAAACTTCTTAAATGATGTTACCTGGATTAAATTACTTAAACTTAGAGCCAGCTACGGTCAGGCTGGAAACAACGGAATCCCTACAGGACAAACTGTACAGCTTTTCCAATCTACCCCAAATTCCTGGATCAACGGTGTGAGTAGTTATTGGGCTGCAGCAAAAATTATGGCAAATCCCGAGTTGAAATGGGAAACGACTACTTCAGAAAATGTCGGTTTGGATTATGAATTTTTTGGAGGTAGAATTAATGGATCTGTAGAGGTTTATAAAAATATTACCAAAGACCTTTTAATTCCTTTCCCAACTCCGGGAACTGGTTATGATGGACAGTGGAGAAATATGGGTGAAACCCAAAATAAGGGTATTGAAACGACCATCAATGTTGACGCTATTAGAAAAGCAGACTACTCTTTAAGCATGGGTTTCAATATTTCATTTAACAAAAATAATATCAATTCGCTTGGACATGGTCTAGATGATTGGGCACAGTCTTCTAACTGGGCCTCTGCCATCGGAACAGATTATTTGGTAAACGTAGGAATTCCATTAGGAACGATGTATGGATATAAGAATGATGGACGATATGAAGTTTCTGATTTCAACTATAATAATGGAGTTTATACGCTGAAAGCAGGAGTAGCAAATGCTTCATCTGTTGTAGGTGCTGTAAAACCTGGTTCTATGAAATTGAAAGATATTAATGGTGATGGTATTGTAGATATTAATGACCGTACCGTTATTGGTAATGCAAACCCCAAAAATACAGGAGGTTTCACATTGAATGCAACTGTTAAGAATTTTGATCTTTCTGCAGCTTTTAACTGGAGCGTCGGGAATGATATCTATAATGCTAATAAAATTGAATTCAGTACCTCCCCTCAATCTTCTCCTAGCGGACAGTATAGAAATTTGAGTACCGAAATGGCAGACGGACTACGTTGGACTAATATGGACTCCTCAGGAAATCTGGTTACTGATCCTGCAGCTTTAGCTGCACTCAATGCGGGAACTACAATGTGGTCTCCATATATGCCGAGATATGTATTTAGCGATTGGGCTGTAGAAGATGGTTCTTTCTTAAGATTAAATACTGTTACTTTAGGATACTCACTTCCAGAGAGTTTCGTCAGAAGT
- a CDS encoding glycoside hydrolase family 28 protein, which produces MKHLNVVTTNFRKSYLFVFAILCSGMIANSCTPKNAVTADFGDNFPMEQMLAIEKTIKEPVFKNKVYNILDFGAVADGKTMATASIKKAIETSSKNGGGKVLVPAGKYLTGPIHLENNVNLHIAEGAELLFSTNPQDYYPLVHTSFEGMELMNYSPLIYAKNKKNIAVTGKGILNGQASAENWWPWKGKTSEGTNGYRTGDPSQLDKNNLPALMEMADKNVPVAQRIFGNGHYLRSSFIEPFECENVLIKDVTIINAPFWIIHPFKSNYVTVDGVNIKSHGPNNDGCDPEYSKNVIIKNTTFNTGDDCIAIKAGRDAEGRRVGIMTENVIVRDCKMIDGHGGVVIGSEMSAGVKNVFVYNCFMDSPQLDRAIRLKTNSVRGGTVDGLYVKKITVGEVKEAVLHITMDYKDYSNRKGDAIPQIRNILLEDVTVKNGGKYAIFAEGLPNSKIENITFKNVRIDKVKENFMIKNVDNLKIINTYINNKKIVIPSSN; this is translated from the coding sequence ATGAAACATTTGAATGTGGTTACGACCAATTTTAGAAAGAGTTATCTCTTCGTTTTCGCTATTTTGTGTAGTGGAATGATTGCTAATTCTTGCACACCCAAAAACGCGGTCACTGCAGATTTTGGGGATAATTTTCCAATGGAGCAGATGCTTGCAATTGAAAAAACTATTAAAGAGCCTGTCTTTAAAAATAAAGTATACAATATACTGGATTTCGGTGCTGTAGCTGATGGTAAAACAATGGCAACAGCCAGCATCAAAAAAGCAATCGAAACTAGTTCAAAGAATGGTGGCGGTAAAGTTTTAGTTCCTGCTGGAAAATATTTGACTGGACCCATTCATTTAGAAAATAATGTAAACTTACATATCGCAGAAGGTGCTGAGCTTTTATTCAGTACTAATCCACAAGATTATTATCCGCTGGTTCATACTTCCTTCGAGGGAATGGAACTGATGAACTATTCGCCTTTAATTTATGCGAAAAATAAGAAAAATATTGCCGTAACAGGAAAAGGAATTTTAAACGGGCAAGCAAGTGCTGAAAATTGGTGGCCTTGGAAAGGGAAAACTTCGGAAGGTACAAACGGTTATCGTACAGGTGACCCTAGCCAGCTTGACAAAAATAATTTACCGGCCTTAATGGAGATGGCAGATAAAAATGTTCCTGTTGCACAGCGGATTTTCGGGAACGGACATTATTTAAGATCTAGTTTCATTGAGCCTTTCGAATGTGAAAATGTTTTAATTAAAGATGTAACAATTATCAACGCACCGTTCTGGATTATTCATCCTTTTAAATCAAATTATGTAACTGTTGATGGCGTGAATATTAAAAGTCACGGACCCAACAATGATGGTTGCGATCCTGAATATTCTAAAAATGTTATCATTAAAAATACAACTTTTAACACTGGAGACGACTGTATTGCTATAAAAGCAGGTCGTGATGCTGAAGGGAGAAGAGTTGGTATTATGACCGAAAATGTAATTGTAAGAGATTGCAAAATGATTGATGGACATGGTGGAGTTGTTATCGGGAGTGAAATGTCTGCTGGAGTTAAAAACGTTTTCGTGTACAACTGCTTTATGGACAGTCCACAACTTGACAGAGCAATCCGATTAAAAACAAATTCAGTTCGTGGTGGTACTGTAGATGGACTTTATGTTAAAAAAATTACGGTCGGAGAAGTGAAGGAAGCAGTACTGCACATAACGATGGATTATAAGGATTATTCTAACCGCAAAGGAGATGCAATCCCACAGATCAGAAATATACTTCTGGAAGATGTTACAGTTAAAAATGGTGGTAAGTACGCAATTTTTGCAGAGGGTCTCCCAAATTCTAAAATAGAAAATATTACATTCAAAAATGTAAGAATAGATAAAGTAAAAGAAAATTTCATGATAAAAAATGTTGATAATTTGAAGATCATCAACACCTATATCAACAATAAAAAAATCGTTATACCATCATCAAATTAA
- a CDS encoding LacI family DNA-binding transcriptional regulator, translating into MIKKVTIYDIAKVLNVTAATVSRALNNNKNISEATKKLVLETAEKMNYEPNKLALALKSGKSNNIGVIVPRINTNFFGSIIRGIEDELNPSGYHIIICQSHNDETKEINNIESLINSQVDAIFISTSSKHSEQFEKILKKNIPLIFFDRKKTMDGVSSVTIDDFAGGYMATKHLIDQGCRKIAHLASGDFKIEIFHDRHEGYKQALIDHGIDYREDYVIHTTSKIAEGKIAVAQLFELDEKPDAIFSSSDFLALGAIQELKARNIKIPEEVAVIGFANEPFTNFEELSISTIDQFPVEMGQMTARVFLEQMATSQNIKIDKKVVMEPKLIIRKSSKK; encoded by the coding sequence ATGATCAAAAAGGTAACGATTTATGACATCGCCAAAGTATTGAATGTAACTGCAGCAACGGTTTCCAGGGCATTAAACAATAATAAAAACATTAGTGAGGCTACGAAAAAGCTCGTATTGGAAACGGCGGAAAAAATGAATTATGAACCTAACAAACTTGCCCTTGCCTTAAAGAGTGGAAAGAGCAATAACATTGGAGTTATTGTTCCCCGCATTAACACTAATTTCTTCGGATCCATAATTCGTGGAATTGAGGATGAACTCAATCCCAGTGGGTATCATATCATTATTTGTCAAAGTCACAATGATGAAACAAAAGAGATCAATAACATCGAATCACTGATTAACTCTCAGGTTGACGCAATTTTCATTTCAACATCGAGCAAACATTCAGAACAGTTTGAGAAAATTTTGAAAAAAAATATTCCCTTGATTTTCTTTGATAGAAAAAAGACAATGGATGGAGTAAGCTCAGTAACTATTGACGATTTTGCAGGAGGTTATATGGCAACAAAACATTTGATAGACCAGGGTTGTAGAAAGATTGCCCATTTGGCTTCCGGTGATTTTAAAATTGAAATATTTCATGATCGTCATGAAGGTTATAAGCAAGCACTAATTGATCATGGAATCGATTACAGGGAAGACTACGTGATCCATACCACAAGTAAAATTGCAGAAGGAAAAATTGCAGTTGCTCAACTTTTTGAATTAGATGAAAAACCAGATGCTATTTTTTCTTCCAGTGATTTTCTGGCTCTAGGAGCTATTCAGGAATTAAAAGCAAGAAATATTAAAATCCCAGAAGAAGTTGCTGTGATTGGATTTGCGAATGAACCTTTTACCAATTTTGAAGAGTTATCAATAAGTACAATTGACCAGTTTCCGGTAGAAATGGGTCAAATGACGGCGAGAGTATTTTTAGAACAGATGGCAACAAGTCAGAACATTAAGATTGATAAAAAAGTAGTGATGGAACCTAAACTCATCATTCGGAAATCATCCAAAAAATAA
- a CDS encoding UxaA family hydrolase produces the protein MKKLMKVNAHDNVIVALQDLEQGEHLIFENEEIVAVTPVKAKHKIAEKDFAIGDDIIMYGVLVGKANLPIKKGEVITTENVKHQSEKVFGKNGNLGWTPPNVDRWKDKTFNGYHRADGQVGTKNVWLFFPLVFCENKNIEKLKEIFENELLPKKDVSYKNFLRSLIEEKSVEEVAENTIDENLLDNVEVKFINHQGGCGGIRQDSELLAKLLAGYVNNPNVAGATILSLGCQNLQINIFNEALKEMSPNSDKEILIYEQQQIGTTDKMFQMVIKDSFEAIKRANQILRKPAPLSKLSIGLECGGSDGFSGISANPALGVVSDIFAALGGKSILAEFPELCGVEQELMNRCVDEEKADKFLSLMKAFEKSVVDAGSGFDMNPSPGNIKDGLITDAMKSAGAAKKGGTAPIVDVLDYGEYVTKPGLNLLNTPGNDAECTTGLVGSGATVVLFTTGLGNPMGNPITPVVKISSNTALIQRMHDIIDVNAGTVITGEKTIQEVGEEIVDYIIELASGNVETKADQLKQDIFIPWKRGVSL, from the coding sequence ATGAAAAAATTAATGAAAGTGAATGCGCATGACAATGTCATCGTAGCATTACAAGATTTAGAACAGGGAGAACATTTGATTTTTGAAAATGAAGAGATTGTTGCTGTAACACCTGTAAAAGCAAAACATAAAATTGCAGAGAAAGATTTTGCTATTGGCGATGATATTATCATGTATGGTGTTTTGGTAGGAAAAGCTAATTTACCTATAAAAAAAGGAGAAGTAATTACGACCGAAAACGTAAAGCATCAGAGCGAAAAGGTTTTTGGCAAAAACGGAAACTTAGGTTGGACTCCTCCAAATGTTGATCGTTGGAAAGACAAAACTTTTAACGGTTATCATCGGGCAGATGGACAAGTAGGAACAAAAAATGTTTGGCTATTTTTTCCTTTAGTTTTCTGTGAAAATAAAAATATCGAGAAACTAAAAGAGATTTTCGAAAATGAACTTTTACCTAAAAAGGACGTTTCTTATAAAAATTTCCTGCGCTCTTTAATTGAAGAAAAAAGCGTGGAAGAAGTGGCTGAAAATACAATCGATGAAAATCTTTTGGATAATGTGGAGGTGAAATTCATCAATCATCAAGGTGGTTGTGGCGGTATCAGACAAGATTCTGAACTCTTGGCAAAATTACTTGCTGGATATGTAAATAATCCGAATGTTGCGGGAGCCACGATTTTAAGTTTAGGCTGTCAAAATTTACAGATTAACATTTTTAATGAGGCACTGAAAGAAATGAGTCCCAATAGTGATAAAGAAATTTTGATCTATGAACAACAGCAAATCGGAACTACTGATAAAATGTTTCAGATGGTGATTAAGGATTCTTTTGAAGCCATTAAAAGAGCCAACCAAATTCTGAGAAAACCGGCTCCACTTTCAAAATTAAGTATTGGTTTGGAATGTGGCGGATCTGATGGGTTTTCAGGAATATCTGCAAACCCTGCCTTAGGAGTGGTTTCTGATATTTTCGCTGCACTCGGTGGTAAATCTATTTTAGCGGAATTTCCGGAATTGTGTGGCGTTGAGCAGGAACTAATGAACAGATGTGTGGATGAGGAAAAAGCAGATAAATTTTTATCTCTAATGAAAGCGTTTGAAAAATCGGTCGTTGATGCAGGTTCAGGATTCGATATGAATCCTTCACCAGGAAATATTAAAGACGGATTAATTACAGATGCCATGAAATCTGCAGGTGCTGCCAAAAAAGGTGGAACGGCTCCTATTGTCGACGTTTTAGATTATGGAGAATATGTTACAAAGCCTGGATTAAATCTTTTAAATACTCCTGGCAATGATGCTGAATGTACCACAGGACTTGTAGGATCAGGCGCAACCGTGGTTTTATTTACGACAGGTTTAGGAAATCCAATGGGAAATCCAATTACTCCTGTTGTTAAAATTTCATCCAACACTGCGCTTATTCAAAGAATGCATGACATTATTGATGTAAATGCTGGAACTGTAATTACTGGTGAAAAAACCATTCAGGAAGTTGGCGAAGAAATCGTTGATTACATTATTGAATTGGCTAGTGGAAACGTAGAAACCAAAGCGGATCAGTTGAAGCAAGATATCTTTATTCCCTGGAAAAGGGGAGTTTCATTATAA
- a CDS encoding tagaturonate reductase, translating to MESQTKLKINRENYSNNQTYPIKVLQFGEGNFLRAFVDYAFQTLNKEQNFNAGIAVVQPLQGGMVDLIAKQDGLFTLFLNGIKNNNPIQEIHLIDNIVKCINPYKDFQDFLDVAKLDTLEFVISNTTEAGIEFVDTDVISEKSPQSFPAKLAVFLYQRFKYFKGDNSKGLTIIPCELINHNADTLKEVLLQYSDLWKLEVEFKTWLSEACSFHNTLVDRIVPGYPRNEIDQYNDKLDYHDDILVAAEPFFLWVIEGGEDLKAKLPFHKTKLDVKIVEDMQPYRTRKVRILNGIHTAMVPFSIMCGNKTVQHSMDNDFTAGFIKKLTFDEIIPTLEMDKKELEDFAHEVLDRFRNPFIKHQLSDIALNSIPKFKVRVLPTILDYIKAENKLPLNLVFGFAATIRFYQGSWQNENLPIKDSPVIVEAMTEYWNQNDLQKTVSQTLGNLELWDQDLNKVEGLQNAITVAISEIDKNGIEKGYQNFIEQFS from the coding sequence ATGGAAAGTCAAACTAAATTAAAAATAAATAGAGAGAATTACAGCAATAATCAGACGTATCCGATAAAAGTATTGCAATTCGGTGAAGGAAATTTCCTGCGTGCTTTTGTAGATTATGCTTTTCAAACTTTAAATAAAGAACAAAATTTTAATGCCGGAATCGCGGTAGTTCAACCTTTGCAAGGAGGAATGGTGGATTTGATCGCCAAACAAGATGGGTTATTTACGCTCTTCTTAAACGGAATTAAAAATAACAATCCAATTCAGGAAATTCATTTAATTGACAACATTGTTAAATGTATTAATCCGTACAAAGATTTTCAGGATTTTCTGGATGTGGCTAAATTAGACACTTTAGAATTCGTAATTTCTAATACAACAGAAGCGGGAATTGAATTTGTTGATACAGACGTTATTTCAGAGAAGAGTCCACAATCATTTCCTGCGAAATTAGCGGTTTTTCTATATCAAAGATTTAAATATTTTAAAGGAGATAACTCGAAAGGTTTAACCATTATTCCGTGTGAGTTGATCAATCATAATGCAGATACTTTGAAAGAGGTATTGTTGCAATATTCTGACCTTTGGAAATTAGAAGTTGAATTTAAAACCTGGCTTTCCGAAGCTTGTAGTTTCCATAATACGTTAGTAGATCGTATCGTTCCGGGATATCCTCGAAATGAAATAGATCAGTATAATGATAAATTAGATTATCATGATGATATTTTAGTAGCTGCTGAACCGTTTTTCCTTTGGGTAATTGAAGGTGGAGAAGATCTGAAAGCTAAACTGCCGTTTCATAAAACCAAATTAGATGTGAAGATTGTAGAAGACATGCAGCCTTATCGCACCAGAAAAGTTAGAATTCTTAATGGTATTCATACTGCGATGGTTCCTTTTTCTATTATGTGTGGAAATAAGACCGTGCAGCATTCTATGGACAATGATTTTACAGCAGGTTTTATCAAGAAATTGACCTTCGACGAAATTATCCCAACTTTAGAAATGGATAAAAAGGAACTGGAGGATTTTGCTCATGAAGTTCTGGATCGTTTTAGAAATCCTTTTATCAAACATCAACTTTCAGATATTGCTTTAAATTCTATTCCTAAATTTAAAGTGCGCGTTTTACCGACGATTTTAGATTATATCAAAGCAGAGAATAAATTACCATTAAATCTGGTTTTTGGTTTCGCTGCGACAATTAGGTTTTATCAGGGAAGCTGGCAAAATGAAAATTTACCAATCAAAGATTCGCCAGTAATTGTAGAAGCAATGACCGAATACTGGAATCAAAATGACCTTCAGAAAACAGTCTCACAAACTTTAGGAAATCTGGAGTTGTGGGATCAGGATTTAAATAAAGTGGAAGGTTTACAAAATGCGATCACTGTTGCAATTTCAGAAATTGATAAAAACGGAATTGAAAAAGGATACCAGAATTTTATAGAACAATTTTCTTAA
- a CDS encoding MFS transporter, translating to MKREISMKPSNYRWTICTLLFLATTINYMDRQVLSLTWKDFIEPEFHWNNNDYGNITALFSIFYAVSMFFAGKFVDWLDTKKGFMWAIGIWSVGACLHAFCGIATSGLITGDWIFSFEGSKEALAKVDNVSLIISTSVTLFIFARLILAVGEAGNFPAAIKTTAEFFPKKDRAFSTSIFNAGATVGALAAPLTIPFIARAYGWEMAFIIIGALGFLWMGLWQFYYRKPHLCKKLNAEELKYIQQDDTEEDIAKRASSEKEKSFTFAQSFKYRQTWAFIVGKFMTDGVWWFYLFWTPAYLSSVYGMDSTKSAIPLFILYAITLLSIIGGWLPKYFVDKLGMNPYSGRMKAMLIFAFFPLLALVAQPAGSISYWFPVIIIGIAGAAHQAWSANIFSTVGDMFPKRAIATITGIGGMAGGLGSFLINKGSGVLFDYSHKAWTTVNGVPFLQKYPQFNTERIPEHFFEDLRNSGAVISDGINTGYMIIFSICAVAYLIAWFLMKSLVPQYKVIKD from the coding sequence ATGAAACGGGAAATCTCTATGAAACCAAGTAACTACAGGTGGACCATTTGTACCCTGCTTTTTTTGGCCACGACCATTAATTATATGGACAGACAGGTTCTTTCATTAACGTGGAAGGATTTTATTGAGCCCGAATTTCACTGGAATAATAACGATTACGGTAATATTACCGCCTTGTTTTCTATTTTCTATGCGGTCAGTATGTTTTTCGCCGGAAAATTTGTGGACTGGTTAGATACCAAAAAAGGATTTATGTGGGCAATCGGGATTTGGTCTGTAGGAGCGTGTTTACATGCATTCTGTGGAATCGCAACTTCCGGCCTAATTACAGGAGATTGGATTTTTAGTTTTGAAGGTTCCAAAGAAGCATTAGCAAAAGTCGATAACGTTTCCTTAATTATCAGCACCAGTGTTACTTTATTTATTTTCGCCCGTTTAATTTTAGCCGTTGGTGAAGCAGGAAATTTTCCGGCTGCAATTAAAACAACAGCAGAGTTTTTCCCGAAGAAAGATCGTGCTTTTTCAACCAGTATTTTTAATGCAGGAGCAACAGTTGGAGCTTTAGCTGCACCACTGACAATTCCTTTTATTGCAAGAGCGTACGGTTGGGAAATGGCTTTTATTATTATCGGTGCATTAGGATTTTTGTGGATGGGTTTATGGCAGTTTTATTATAGAAAGCCACACCTCTGTAAAAAACTAAATGCAGAAGAATTAAAATATATTCAGCAAGATGATACCGAGGAAGATATAGCGAAAAGAGCTTCATCTGAAAAAGAAAAGAGTTTTACGTTCGCGCAAAGTTTTAAATACAGACAAACCTGGGCATTTATCGTTGGTAAATTCATGACTGACGGAGTGTGGTGGTTTTACCTTTTCTGGACTCCGGCTTACCTAAGTTCAGTTTATGGAATGGACAGTACCAAAAGTGCGATCCCGTTATTTATTCTTTACGCAATTACGCTGCTATCAATTATTGGTGGTTGGTTGCCGAAATATTTTGTTGATAAATTAGGGATGAATCCCTATTCAGGTAGAATGAAAGCAATGCTTATTTTCGCTTTCTTTCCACTACTCGCTTTAGTGGCACAACCCGCCGGATCTATTTCTTATTGGTTCCCGGTAATTATTATTGGAATCGCAGGAGCAGCACATCAAGCTTGGTCTGCAAATATTTTCTCAACTGTTGGTGATATGTTTCCCAAAAGAGCGATTGCTACCATCACGGGAATCGGTGGAATGGCCGGTGGATTAGGATCTTTTTTAATTAATAAAGGATCTGGAGTATTATTCGATTATTCTCATAAAGCTTGGACAACGGTAAACGGCGTTCCTTTTTTACAAAAATATCCACAATTCAATACCGAAAGAATTCCTGAACATTTCTTCGAAGATTTAAGAAATTCCGGCGCTGTAATTTCTGATGGTATTAATACAGGATACATGATTATTTTCTCAATTTGTGCAGTTGCATATCTCATCGCGTGGTTTCTCATGAAATCATTGGTACCACAATATAAAGTTATAAAAGATTAA
- a CDS encoding bifunctional 4-hydroxy-2-oxoglutarate aldolase/2-dehydro-3-deoxy-phosphogluconate aldolase, producing MKNNSQSVSEAIVKQGMLPLYFNASEEVTLEILRSVYKAGVRAIEYTNRGEAALRNFTKMVEVRNAEMPDLLLGIGTIKNLEQAENFLKAGADFFISPGFVPEVAAFLIAKDLFYSPGCMTPTEIIAAENAGVKFIKLFPGNMLGPDFLSGIKDIFPNLLFMPTGGVDTTKENIQSWYKAGVSAVGMGSKLISKPLMESRDYATIETETRKVLELIQTIK from the coding sequence ATGAAAAATAATAGCCAATCCGTTTCCGAGGCAATTGTGAAACAGGGAATGCTTCCACTATACTTTAATGCAAGTGAAGAAGTAACATTAGAAATTTTAAGAAGTGTTTATAAAGCTGGGGTTAGAGCAATAGAATATACGAATCGTGGCGAAGCAGCTTTGAGAAATTTCACCAAAATGGTTGAAGTTAGAAATGCTGAAATGCCAGATTTGTTGTTAGGAATCGGAACCATTAAAAATCTAGAACAAGCAGAAAATTTCTTGAAAGCAGGTGCTGACTTTTTCATCAGTCCCGGATTTGTTCCTGAAGTTGCAGCATTTTTAATTGCTAAAGATTTATTTTACAGTCCTGGTTGTATGACGCCAACAGAAATAATTGCTGCTGAAAATGCAGGAGTGAAATTCATCAAATTATTCCCAGGAAATATGTTAGGTCCAGATTTTTTAAGTGGCATTAAAGATATTTTTCCGAATTTACTTTTTATGCCAACAGGTGGAGTAGATACGACGAAAGAAAATATTCAAAGCTGGTATAAAGCCGGTGTTTCTGCAGTAGGAATGGGAAGTAAATTAATCAGCAAACCTTTAATGGAATCTCGTGACTATGCAACCATAGAAACTGAAACTAGAAAAGTGCTGGAGCTGATTCAAACCATCAAATAG